One window of the Chanos chanos chromosome 11, fChaCha1.1, whole genome shotgun sequence genome contains the following:
- the LOC115823808 gene encoding natural killer cell receptor 2B4-like: MGETVTLHAGFMGLQSNVQIQWFHRSVDANIIIAQSQVLRGEIKTDYSDRFRDRLQLDRQTGSITIRNISITDSGIYRLRINGEISEKRFRVTVYVLSAAVPAPLIGKKQSHSAGSGSSGPKCSVVCSVENGRDVTLSWYKGKEILNQTSSPDLNINLSLSLEIEDQDNNTYNCVADNPVSNQTTQLNVTELCNKSGSTSGHTGNC, translated from the exons ATGGGAGAGACTGTTACTCTGCACGCTGGATTTATGGGACTACAGAGTAATGTTCAGATACAGTGGTTTCATAGATCTGTGGATGCAAATATAATAATAGCTCAGAGTCAGGTCCTCAGAGGAGAGATTAAAACAGATTACAGTGATagattcagagacagactgcagctggacagacagactgggtcTATCACCATCAGGAACATCAGCATCACAGACTCTGGAATTTATAGACTACGAATCAATGGAGAGATCTCAGAGAAGAGGTTCAGAGTCACTGTCTATG TTCTATCAGCTGCTGTACCTGCTCCTCTTattggaaaaaaacagagtcaCTCAGCAGGAAGTGGATCATCTGGTCcaaagtgttcagtggtgtgttcagtggagaatgggagagatgtgactctgtcctggtacaaagggaaagagatactgaaccagaccagcagccctgatctcaacatcaacctctctctctctctggagataGAAGATCAGGACAACAACACCTACAACTGTGTAGCTGATAACCCAGTCAGCAACCAGACAACACAACTCAATGTAACTGAGCTTTGTAACAAGTCTGGGAGTACTTCAG GTCACACAGGAAACTGCTGA